The DNA region GAGCGGGCAATTGTTCCAAGAGCATCTGGGGAAATAGAGGAAGTGCCTATGGAATCTGGCACTGATCAAACCATGCAACTACATCTTAATGTTCTAACTAAGACTCCTCTACAACATTTACATGATTTAGTTACACACAATGTGACACCAATTGATGAAGACTTATTGAGACAAAATCCAATGGAGGATGAAGGAGATAATGAATCAGCTGCCGAAAACTTCAAACAAGTGGCTAGGGAAGGGGATTTATCACCCACAACTAGTGCTAAAGGAGgtaaaaaaattaagaagaatCAGAGTAAAGATCCACCACAACCTTCAAGAATAATGCCCTGGAGGGCAGCTTCTCTATCTAGATGATGATCAAAACATCAATATGGAACATAAGGTCTGTGAATACACAACAGGCCTTTCCTAGGGTGATCAATATGAATAGAGAGCATAAATTTTGTGTAGTTGCATTGATGGAGCCTTTTCAAAAGAAGGGACTCATTGATAGATATAAAAGGAGGTTGAATATGGAGACTGCTTATACAAATATTAATGGGAAAATATGGTTGTTCTTCGATGCAGTAGTGGAATGGGAATTAGTGGAGGATACTGAGCAACAGGTGACTGTGAGAGTGTTTCACCATGACTTGGGGCAGCACATGATGATGACATTTATTTATGCAAAATGTTCAGCAATGGATAGGTTGGATTTGTGTGATCACTTGTATTATTTAGCAAGTGATATGGAATTACCATGGTtggtaggaggggatttcaatgtgaTATTGCATGAAGATGAGAAAATAGGGGGACTTCCAGTACACCCTCCTGAATATGAGGATTTTGCATTTTGTGTAAACTCTTGTGGTTTGTTTGAGCAAGGGTACAAAGGAAGTCCAttcacatggtggaatgggagatccaatgctgagtgtatattcaagagattggataggatttttgtgaatttgccaTTTCAGAACATGTTGCCAACTATTGAAGTTGAGCATCTAATCAGAACTGGATCAGATCATGCACCATTGCTAATGACATGTGGGGTGTAGACAACCAATTTTGTCAAGCCTTTCAGATTCTTGAACTTTTGGACAAAGCATGCTATATTTATAGATGTGGTGAGGAAGAATTGGGAAGTTGATTTCATACGGGATCAGTTTTTGATGTTCAAGCAGAATATCAAGAGGGTGAAGGCAGCACTCTCAAAATGGAATAGGGAAACATTTGGTGATATCTTAAAGCAATTGGCTATTTTGGAGGACATTGTTAGGGTGAAGGAGATGTTGTTTGAAGAAGAGCCTACAACTGAGAATAGGATTGTGCTTCAAAAGGCTCAATCTGAATTGAAGAAATACTTTAATATTGAGGAGCAGTATTGGAAGCAAAAAGCTGGGATGACTTGATTTGCTGAAGGAGATAGGAATACAAGTTTCTTTCACAACCATGTCAATGGCAAAAGAAAGAAATTGCAACTGAAGAGGATCAAAAGTGGTAGTGGGGTATGGATTGAAGACCAGGAGCAATTGGCTACAGCTGCAGTGGACTTCTATCAAAAACAGTTCACAAATGAAGGTGATGCTTCTGAATTTCCCTTGCTCAATAATGTACCTTCAATGGTCAATATGGATCAGAATTTGGAACTTAGAAGATTGCAAACAATTGAAGAAGTAAGGGCAGCAGTTTTTGAGATTAGTGGGGAGAGTGCTAGTGGCCCTGATAGATTCACTGGCTTGTTTTATCAAACATGATGGGATGTTATTGGTGCTGATATACACAATATGGTGCTACACTTCTATAGAGGAGCTGCATTGCCTAAATCCATCACTCACACCAATCTAGTGTTACTGCCCAAGAAACCTAGAGTTGAGACCTTCTCTGACTTAAGACCTATTAGTTTGAGCAACTTCATTAACAAGGTTTTGTCTAGGGTGTTACATGACAGATTGGAGATTTTTTTGCCATCTCTAATAGCTCCTAATCAATCGGGATTTGTAAAGGGTAGGAGTATATTTGAGAACATCTTATTGACTCAAGAAATTGTCACTGACATAAGGTTAAGGGGAAAGCCAGCTAATGTGGTAATCAAGCTTAATATGGCTAAGGCCTATAATAGGGTCTCATGGAAGTACTTATTGCATGTGCTAAGGAAGATGGGATTTTCTGAACACTTCATCAACATGGTGTGGAACTTGATGTTAAATAACTGGTATTCAGTATTGGTGAATGGGCAGTCCTCAGGGTTCTTTAAGTTGACAAGGGGTGTGAAACAAGGGGATCCCCTTTCTCCAGCATTGTTCATTCTGTCAGCTGAGGTACTTTCCAGGTCTTTGAATAAGCTTTTTGAAGACAAGTCATTTGTGGGATTTGGAATGCCTAAGTGGTCTGATTCTTTAAACCACTTGGCGTATGCTGATGATACGATAATCTTTGCATCTGCTCATCCTCCCTCTTTGAGCAAGATTATGGCAGTGTTGGGGAACTATGAGAAGATATCAGGTCAGATGATCAATAAAGATAAGAGTTAATACTATATGTATTCAAAGGTTGCTAATGGATTGTTTCAGGCAGTTGGAGCTATTACAGGATTTGCAAGAGGTAAATTCCCCTTCACATATCTAGGGTGTCCTATTTTTTACACTAGAAGGAGGAAGGACTATTATGAGGATCTTCTTAAGAAGGTGAAGGCTAAATTGCATTCATGGAAAGGAAAACTGCTGTCATTTGGAGGAAAGGCAACACTCATCTCTAGTGTGTTGCAAAGTATGCCAGTTCACATGTTATCAGTCCTTGATCCACCAAACAACATCCTGGGGCATCTACATAAGACTTTTGCTAGGTTCTTTTGGAGCACAAAGGAAGAAGGGAGAAGCAGATATTGGGCTTCATGGAAAAATCTTTGCCTTCCTAACGA from Nicotiana tabacum cultivar K326 chromosome 24, ASM71507v2, whole genome shotgun sequence includes:
- the LOC142178249 gene encoding uncharacterized protein LOC142178249 codes for the protein MEPFQKKGLIDRYKRRLNMETAYTNINGKIWLFFDAVVEWELVEDTEQQVTVRVFHHDLGQHMMMTFIYAKCSAMDRLDLCDHLYYLASDMELPWLVGGDFNVILHEDEKIGGLPVHPPEYEDFAFCVNSCDVVRKNWEVDFIRDQFLMFKQNIKRVKAALSKWNRETFGDILKQLAILEDIVRVKEMLFEEEPTTENRIVLQKAQSELKKYFNIEEQKKLQLKRIKSGSGVWIEDQEQLATAAVDFYQKQFTNEGDASEFPLLNNVPSMVNMDQNLELRRLQTIEEVRAAVFEISGESASGPDRFTGLFYQT